The following coding sequences lie in one Cucurbita pepo subsp. pepo cultivar mu-cu-16 chromosome LG13, ASM280686v2, whole genome shotgun sequence genomic window:
- the LOC111808130 gene encoding endoglucanase 6-like, with protein sequence MANLISMASLLLLCFIPFSAAAHDYGSALTKSLLFFEAQRSGILPRNQRVNWRSHSGLQDGKASGVDLVGGYYDAGDNVKFGLPMAFTVTMMSWSILEYRAQLVASGELGHAMDAVKWGTDYFIKAHTEPNVLYGEVGDGNTDHYCWQRPEDMTTDRRGYRLDPSNPGSDLAGETAAAMAAASLVFRRSNPAYANKLLTHAYQLFDFADKYRGKYDSSITGARKYYPSVSGYNDELLWAAAWLYQASNNQYYLKYLADNGDSMGGTGWSMTEFSWDVKYAGVQTLVAKFLMQGKAGAYAPVFRRYQDKAEAFLCSCLRKGNRNVQVTPGGLIFRQRWNNMQFVTTASFVATVYSDYLTSSAGSLKCPAGFVQPSELLAFAKSQVDYILGDNPRATSYMVGYGNNFPRRVHHRGSSIIAYKFDSKFVGCREGYATWFSKKSSDPNVLIGALVGGPDAYDNFADERDNYEQTEPATYNNAPLLGILARFHGGHSGYNQLLPIALPPPPKSNPITRKPSSSSSPVVILQRITSSWKAKGRVYYRYSSVLTNKSSKTVRNLRLSISNLYGPLWGLTKSGNSYTLPKWVGSLGPQKSVEFVYIHSASAASVSVLGYNLG encoded by the exons cttttcttcgaAGCTCAGAGATCCGGCATCTTGCCGCGCAACCAGCGAGTCAATTGGCGTTCCCATTCCGGCCTCCAAGATGGCAAAGCCAGTGGG GTGGATTTGGTCGGAGGATACTACGACGCCGGCGACAATGTCAAATTTGGACTGCCCATGGCTTTCACTGTCACGATGATGAGCTGGAGCATTTTGGAATACAGAGCCCAATTGGTTGCCAGTGGCGAGCTTGGCCATGCCATGGATGCCGTAAAATGGGGGACTGATTACTTCATTAAGGCTCACACTGAACCCAATGTTCTATACGGCGAG GTGGGAGACGGGAACACTGACCACTACTGCTGGCAGCGGCCGGAGGATATGACTACTGACCGCCGGGGTTACCGGCTTGACCCGAGTAATCCCGGATCGGATCTCGCCGGAGAAACTGCCGCCGCCATGGCTGCTGCTTCTCTCGTCTTCCGCCGCTCCAACCCCGCTTATGCTAACAAGCTCCTCACCCACGCCTATCAG CTGTTCGATTTTGCGGACAAATACAGGGGCAAATACGACAGTAGTATTACAGGAGCTCGGAAGTACTACCCATCTGTCAGTGGATACAAT GACGAGTTGCTATGGGCGGCGGCATGGCTATACCAAGCAAGCAACAACCAGTACTACCTGAAATACCTCGCCGACAACGGCGACTCCATGGGCGGCACCGGCTGGAGCATGACGGAATTCAGCTGGGACGTCAAATACGCCGGCGTCCAAACCCTAGTCGCCAAA TTCCTCATGCAGGGCAAGGCCGGCGCCTACGCTCCAGTTTTCCGGCGCTACCAGGACAAGGCTGAAGCCTTCCTCTGTTCCTGCCTGAGAAAAGGGAACCGCAACGTTCAGGTTACCCCTGGCGGCCTCATTTTCCGGCAGAGATGGAACAATATGCAGTTTGTTACCACCGCCTCCTTCGTCGCCACCGTCTACTCCGATTACTTGACCTCCTCTGCCGGTTCCTTGAAGTGCCCTGCCGGATTTGTCCAGCCCTCTGAGTTACTAGCCTTCGCTAAATCTCAG GTGGATTACATTCTTGGCGACAATCCAAGAGCCACAAGCTACATGGTGGGATACGGCAACAATTTCCCCCGCCGTGTCCACCACCGTGGATCCTCCATCATTGCCTACAAATTCGACTCCAAATTCGTCGGCTGCCGTGAAGGCTACGCCACCTGGTTCAGCAAGAAATCCAGCGACCCAAACGTCCTCATCGGAGCACTCGTAGGCGGCCCCGACGCCTACGACAACTTCGCCGATGAGAGAGACAACTACGAACAAACAGAGCCAGCCACTTACAACAACGCCCCTCTTTTGGGCATCTTAGCCAGATTCCACGGCGGGCACTCCGGCTACAATCAGCTCCTCCCAATAGCCCTTCCGCCACCTCCCAAATCAAACCCAATTACCCgaaaaccttcttcttcctcgagCCCTGTTGTGATTCTACAGAGGATTACCAGTTCATGGAAGGCCAAAGGCAGAGTTTACTACAGATATTCCTCTGTTCTCACAAACAAATCGTCAAAAACAGTGAGGAATCTGAGGCTTTCGATCTCTAATCTTTATGGGCCCTTATGGGGGCTGACGAAATCTGGGAATTCTTACACTCTTCCCAAATGGGTGGGCTCGTTGGGTCCTCAGAAAAGTGTGGAGTTTGTGTATATTCACTCTGCTTCAGCAGCAAGCGTCTCTGTTTTAGGCTATAACTTGGGTTAA